GAGAGACGCCTCGAGTGCGAGGTAAAGGACCCGCGCGGAAATACTGTAAAACCGTAAAAGGATCGCGATAAAAACCAAACAGCGACTTCATCGAGGTTAGCGCTTTAACCCTACCCCTTCCACTTCCCGTGAAGTACATATCGGCACGCGTCATCGTGACGAATTTCTTCGATACGATTCGATACGATTCGTTTCGACTTGTTTCGATTCGCGTTACGCCGCGTTCGACGTCGGGAACATTTTTTCTACAGTTCTGTGGACGACGAATCGACAGCGTCACGTCGATGGTAAAATACATCTATCCACAGGGGCGAAACTACCGTGCAAGTAACAAAGCTTGAGGGAACTCTTGTTCTTCGACTCTATTCAATTACCATTCGGTAACGTAGAGAAAAGATTAGTTTTAGTTTTGAAAAATGGCACGGTTCGTACACGTAATCTAACTCTTTtctcattttattttaaataatactcaAAAATAGTATTTTACTTCTCGCAAATATTTTTGATTGGAATTTGTCCCCGTACAAGGTTGTATATACAGGGTAGTTCACACAACTGTTTCAAGCAATATTTGTGTTATCGATACAGTTAGAGAAAAATGAATGGTTCAAAGAGTACTACATTTGTAGATCTTAAAATTTTCTATGAATGCAATGGTGCATATGCATTCAATAAttgcattattttttttaaatgaaagtaTGTTTGTTGAGACAGATCAAATCCTCTCGTCATTCTACGCAAAAGAGTATTAGTGTGAAGTAGTAAAAATGATCTAATGGCTTCGTTCTTTTTAGTCTGACTTTCTCTTCGTTAATGGTAAGGGCAGCAACTAGTTCATTGGGATGATTGTCCAGCTTATGTTTACGATATGTAGGAAATCGTACTAATTCGTGTACGTATTTAACTCGATAATCTTGTTAAAAGAATCCAacacaaatttttataattaacatCCAATGGAAATACTGAGATCTCGACAAGATCACAATTACTTAAACATAATTATACACGTGTAATTTATACTGTGGAATAACTATATCCGATGTTTCTATACAAGATTATCAACAATAGAATAATATATATGTCCACCTCTGCTGAGTTTAGTTTCTCCATGTATTCCCCATGAGAATCTAAACAGGACAGAAGTCACTTCTCTCCCATAGTACCAACTATGCTTGTACCGACCCCTAGAATCTGTTCACACGCAACATTATCCGCTCTTATGTACATTTCTTTGCAGGCCTACCGCATTTATTCATAACTAAACTTCAACTCTCTTATTTTCGAGAGTGATAATTTTAATcaactttattttaataaattgtacactgaaacgaaacaaaattaattttattacttttataaaatatttttattttataatactctTTATATGAATacataatttttctaaaatgtttcaacttttaatgaaatttcatttcttcaCCACAGTTTCattcaattatttaatactaCCTAATTCATTTGCACTattaatgtatatatacactcATCCATATTGTGAATGGATAGTAATGACCGAGAATAGCGTAACACAGTTAAACAGCGTGTTAAAAATTTTCCCTTCCACATTTAAGGAATTCCCCTGATTTGTTACTAAAATACCTTATGGGATTActgtattttttaacaaaaaagagaacaatatatatatatatatatatatatatatatataatataaaaactttttctttatttttattcttcaaatGTCACTGAAATATAAAGTTTACAATACTTCCTGAAATGTTTGtaattaaatgtaataaaacaaatttaataataagagtatatttttcattcttgcgaataatgcaaatgggttaatttTCTTCGCGAATGTAAATAAGGTAACCAATACATGTACTtggcgaataaataaataaatatcgtaccATTTCcgtaatattttctttacgtTCGTAATCAAGACGTTATCGAATAAAATCGAATCAAATTCCAAAAGCGGTCACGGTGTGTTGAATTTTGCGCTTCGCGACGATGCACATAGGAAGAAAGTGATGcgaagaaaattgaagaaaaaggaCAAGAGGGAATAGAAGGAAGGAGAAAATATTTGCAGAAGACGCACGAGGACCGTTACTGTTTCAAATAAGCGTTGTTCGTGACCATCGGTTGGTATTACAGAGCAAAATTTGTCGTGTTTCCGGATTCAGACACCTTGGAAACTCCTTTTGTGACTCAATATTAGACGTATTGAAGTAGGACTGGAAAGTTGTTACATATATCTCATTTTTCGATAATACACTGTTCTGAAAGTATAGTTTGTGGTTAAAGACCAACATAGCATTTAGAATAGCAACTTTAATTAAATAGATTAAacaacgtttcgaacatttttttttaatacagacCTTCAATATAAATGTATAACAAAGAAATTGTTACTAGTTGTACTACTATACGAAACTacacaaaagaaaaatttgttacataaaAGAATCGATTATAATTGAAACAAAACATGATCTTGATAAAAAGATCTCAAGTCTTAAGACCTTACAGTTCgcaatattttcctttttatcgCGATTCTGTTTATTTACGGTAAAAATGATGCTAGGGAcacaataaaaattctacaaaaaaacatttttaatgttttcaacagttttattttatacaaactATGTTTTATATATTCATCATTATGCATTTATATAATGAAAAAACTTACAAAGAATCAACAAACACAAACCACTGTCAATATACAGAAATTCCTTAATAAAAATCCGGATTTTTGTTGAAGAACAAACTCACTATAACTCAAAATTAAgattaaatagaaatatatacatatatatatatatatatatatatatacacacacaaactttttttattgtttttacaTGCTGAATCTATTCTCAAAGCAAACATTTGTTTatacaaattcttttttttgtttttatgtacaaaatttatCCTCGAATGATGAATTATTTTTAGATACTTTGTCAGGAATTTTGATTGAAAATTACTTGAgtacggaaaaataaatatattatttttccttaaaaaagaaaataaggaacgcttttattCATTATAAATATCCACATCACATTTTACAATATAATGTATGATTTTATAGGTATCGTAATATCTATAAACATACTGTATTGAAATGATAGTACGATATTTTGCCGGTAACAAATGAGTCAAGCGTTATCGGCACCGGTCAAAACGTATTTGAATTAGAGGTTATAAAAGACTCGTCAATGGTTACTAAATGTTGAGTAACGAAttagaaaacaaaaaagatgcaatttctttaaaaagtaaattaaaacgaaataatCCAGAAAACATGGGTATTCAGATATTGGAAAGTGTTGCCGAATAATGTAGAAAATACTTATGGAATATCACGTGGTCGTTTAGCATTTAACCCACATGCCGATTCTCATTTACGTTTCACAATACATTGAATgattattttgcaattttttaccTTAACCAATCGTTTGGGAATATGACTTGATTCAAACAGAAATATTCACAAAATACGTACGTATTCGTTTTCACCATCATAATCGAACAAATCAGCATGGATTAACGTCAGCAAGGATGAACGTCATCTGCAACGAGTCATTTCACTGGTGATTAGCTTCGAAACGTGCGAGTAAGGATGTCCGGAACGTTTCGATATCTTTCCTAATTTATCTTTTCCACTCTTGTTGCCTCCCGATTATGAGTTTTTATCCGCCGGAGTATCTGCAAATTATGCTATAACGACGATAATACGAACCGTTCCGATCCTCGCTCCTTCTAAGCCTTCTCTTACATTCCATGGTTCGTTATTCTCTCAGAATTAATTAAACCCCGCTTATTAATTTCATCGTGCGCTTATTTGCATCCTCCTCCCTTTCCTTTGGAGAGCAAACTGTTGACTTCGCCATCGAGAGTGTGACGCTCGTAGGTCTAGTTACAGGTACCTCGCCTTATTTTCATACATGTCTATGAAACCCATGATTTTTACTAAATACCTTCAACAACGATCGAACTTTTCAAATTGGACGACATTGAAAATCTCATAAGagagataaaatttaattatgataTGGAATTATCACTTGTAGATGGTCCGAACCAATCATGAAAGCAAACGACACCAGCGACACGAAAACGCGAAGTCGAGCAACAAATATACCTTTTTTCAtgactaatatttttttttaaatttattgtttATATGACTATGTCATAATATACAATTTAGGCGATCCGTTCATTGCAATAGATAAAATAAATGCATAAATACTAGATAATAAAATCATGTAGGTTCTATGCTTAAATAGTACTGGAAGAAAAGTTACGCAACGTTTTCGATAGTTCGCGCTGAGGTGTTTCTCGTACTTCATGTACGAAGGCATTGTTGAAATCCACGCAGTCTAATCAGTTAAATTAAATACGAAGAAAACTTTAAAGAAAGATGGTACTTTGCAATGGAAATGTAATATTTAGACCCGGTAAGTAAACATAATAAAATTTCTGTATCATTTTCtgaatatttcacaattaacCCATATTATGACGCCTGATCAAtagcaacaaaaaaaaacatggTGTTTGCATTTAATTTCATGATGATTAAGATTATAAGTtttaactgttttttttttcagtattAAAACAAGCTGTGAcacaattattttacattaagcATTCTTTTAAACGAGTAAGAAAATTTGACTATAATTATAACTCAATTTCTATGACTCGTTGCTCGTTAACGTAACTCTGATTGAATTACTTTTTCAGCAAAGCCTGTTAGGTGGTCACTTATGTGTTGTCTCACATTTACCGAATGTCACAATTCAACGATTTTACGCCGAAAAAAAGGTATATTTGAGAAATAAACCACATTGTAATGTTGGTACAATTGGTCATGTTGATCACGGAAAAACAACGTTAACTGCAGCTATCACCAAAGGTACATTGTTTGCATCTACAATTCattgtttaataatttatcCTACTATTTTATTAAACATAATCATACATAGTAACCGTTCTTATCCTTGTTAGTTCTAGCAGAAAAACAATTAGCAAAGGTAAAACATTACTCTGACATTGACAATGCACCAGAGGAAAAAGCACGTGGTATTACTATTAACGTAGCTCATATTGAGTATGAAACAGAGAATCGTCATTATGGACACACAGATTGTCCAGGACATGCAGATTACATTAAAAATATGATCACAGGCACAGCACAAATGGATGGAGCTATCCTTGTTATTGCTGCTACAGATGGTACAATGCCACAAACAAAGGAGCATTTGATTCTTGCTAAGCAAATCGGTATTGAACACATTGTTGTGTACATCAATAAGGTAAGGTTTTGTTACCTACATTAAGTATTAACATTACAAACATTGCTTGAGTGctgttgaaaatttaaaaataatgggAACTGTAAGTTGCTTCTTCATTAAGTTTTACTGTAATTACTTTTCTATAAACAGATTGATGCAGCAGATGATGAGATGCTAGAGTTGGTGGAAATGGAGACTCGAGAATTGATGACGGAATTAGGTTACGATGGAGACAAATTGCCCATGATTAAAGGCAGTGCACTTTGTGCATTAGAAGGAACCAAACCTGAAATCGGAGCAAACTCTATAATGCAGTTACTGGATGCTATAGATACTTATATACCAACTCCAATTAGAGATTTAGATAAACCATTCTTGTTACCAATAGAATCTGTTTATTCAATCCCTGGTAGAGGAACGGTAGCCACAGGTAGATTGGAGCGTGGTAAATTAAAGAAAGGTACAGAATGTGAATTGATTGGTTTCAATAAAGTCATAAAGAGCACAG
This window of the Ptiloglossa arizonensis isolate GNS036 chromosome 5, iyPtiAriz1_principal, whole genome shotgun sequence genome carries:
- the LOC143147311 gene encoding elongation factor Tu, mitochondrial, whose amino-acid sequence is MVLCNGNVIFRPVLKQAVTQLFYIKHSFKRQSLLGGHLCVVSHLPNVTIQRFYAEKKVYLRNKPHCNVGTIGHVDHGKTTLTAAITKVLAEKQLAKVKHYSDIDNAPEEKARGITINVAHIEYETENRHYGHTDCPGHADYIKNMITGTAQMDGAILVIAATDGTMPQTKEHLILAKQIGIEHIVVYINKIDAADDEMLELVEMETRELMTELGYDGDKLPMIKGSALCALEGTKPEIGANSIMQLLDAIDTYIPTPIRDLDKPFLLPIESVYSIPGRGTVATGRLERGKLKKGTECELIGFNKVIKSTVTGIEMFHQILEEAHAGDQLGALVRGLKRDDIRRGMILCKPGTMKAYDHLECQMYLLTDIEGGRKKPIQSFIQTQMFCKTWDVAAQVNLLDKGLAMPGEDFTAVMKLIRPMVCEKGLRFTLRDGLCTLATGVITSILPSLTEAERIEILEGKKKLKKGAQQQM